The following are encoded together in the Anaerostipes caccae L1-92 genome:
- the amrA gene encoding AmmeMemoRadiSam system protein A, with translation MAVIGAFMVPHPPLLIPGVGCGKEQAAADTVKAYREAGKKIACLAPETVVIATPHSVMYTDYFHISPGDGARGDFSQFGAEESRISTGYDREMTEMITRLAEEDGFMAGTAGEQEKQLDHASMIPLYFIQQTYQEFQTVRISLSGLSLSDHYTMGQYVKKAADCLGRKTVFIASGDLSHRLMEDGPYGYCEEGPRYDSRIMKTMESGDFLELFNFDEEFLEKAGECGHRAFVMLAGALDGMAVKTEKLSYEGPFGVGYGVCAFEPLREDPGRKFKDEYVRLQRKKAERRQAREDSFVRLARLSLESYVRNGTMIGVPKGLPEDLLSSRAGVFVSLKKEGRLRGCIGTICATKSSVAEEIIQNAVSAGARDPRFSPVREEELAQLEYSVDVLGKTQKVTSMEELDAQKYGVIVTRGGRRGLLLPNLSGVDTVDEQIEIAKQKAGIGEEESVQVERFEVIRHR, from the coding sequence ATGGCTGTAATTGGTGCATTTATGGTACCGCATCCCCCGCTGCTCATTCCCGGGGTGGGATGCGGAAAGGAGCAGGCGGCGGCAGACACCGTAAAAGCTTACAGAGAAGCCGGAAAAAAAATCGCATGTCTTGCCCCGGAGACAGTCGTGATCGCGACACCCCACTCTGTCATGTATACGGACTACTTTCACATTTCTCCGGGAGACGGGGCCCGGGGGGATTTCTCACAGTTTGGAGCGGAAGAGAGCCGGATCAGTACCGGCTATGACCGGGAAATGACAGAAATGATCACGCGGCTGGCCGAAGAAGACGGATTTATGGCAGGCACTGCAGGAGAGCAGGAGAAACAGCTGGATCACGCGTCGATGATTCCTCTCTATTTCATACAGCAGACTTATCAGGAGTTTCAGACGGTCAGGATCAGCCTTTCGGGTCTTTCTCTTTCTGACCACTATACAATGGGGCAGTATGTGAAAAAGGCGGCAGACTGCCTTGGAAGGAAGACAGTTTTTATTGCCAGCGGAGATTTGTCCCACCGGCTGATGGAGGACGGGCCTTACGGATACTGTGAGGAAGGTCCGCGTTATGACAGCAGGATCATGAAGACTATGGAAAGCGGAGATTTTCTGGAGCTTTTTAATTTTGACGAGGAATTTCTTGAGAAAGCAGGAGAGTGCGGCCACAGGGCTTTTGTGATGCTGGCAGGAGCCCTGGACGGCATGGCAGTGAAAACGGAGAAACTCTCTTACGAGGGGCCTTTTGGCGTGGGATATGGGGTCTGTGCCTTTGAGCCGCTCAGGGAGGACCCGGGCCGAAAGTTTAAGGACGAGTATGTGAGACTTCAGAGAAAGAAGGCGGAGCGAAGGCAGGCCAGGGAAGACAGCTTTGTGCGTCTGGCGAGGCTGTCACTGGAATCTTATGTGAGAAACGGAACTATGATCGGAGTTCCGAAAGGGCTTCCGGAAGACCTCTTGAGCAGCAGGGCAGGAGTCTTTGTCTCTCTGAAGAAAGAGGGAAGGCTGAGAGGCTGCATCGGCACTATATGTGCGACGAAATCTTCTGTTGCGGAGGAAATCATACAAAATGCAGTCAGCGCCGGAGCAAGAGATCCGAGATTCTCCCCTGTCAGAGAAGAAGAACTGGCTCAGCTGGAGTACAGCGTGGATGTCCTGGGAAAGACTCAGAAGGTAACATCAATGGAGGAACTGGATGCCCAAAAATATGGAGTCATCGTAACACGGGGAGGGCGGAGAGGGCTTTTGCTTCCGAATCTTTCCGGCGTGGATACCGTGGACGAACAGATTGAGATTGCAAAACAAAAAGCCGGGATCGGAGAAGAGGAATCTGTACAGGTCGAACGGTTTGAAGTCATAAGGCACAGGTGA
- a CDS encoding diguanylate cyclase domain-containing protein encodes MTGRDTILIVDDMEINRVILRGVFEADYNLLEAENGQQALVLLEQYHGRIAAVLLDLVMPVKDGFQVLKEIGQSGMISEFPVIVITAEDSVQNEMQVFDMGASEIIMKPFEPYVVKRRVQNIVELNQHRLNQEELIEEQAARLRESNSAMIDALSSIIEYRSAETGQHIRRIRIFTKALLHDVALSYPEYGLENSEIQMIVSASSMHDIGKIAIPDAILNKPGRLTKEEFEIMKTHSVKGCEILAGLDRMSDRQYLKYAYNICRYHHERWDGRGYPDGLKGDSIPIYAQVVGIADCYDALTTDRVYKKAIAPEKAFTMILNGECGTFSPKLLESFKNVKDIFAEYSEIYADRSVPKGESPDLDISEKTHHRKAIDTLQMGQAKYFTLLRYADSTVMEVDLGTGIHHLVYAASSNFSALKSGDRFEDVLKNFAEKSAHPEDRESMLHFLGPDLEQFLDDGLMKISRKFRIYDRHLKTYGWCECTILRISDGHPYQRRIMLVWKELKEAGELKQPGTSRIPGTGGAGNLLGGIQQCLNDKYFTMLQINEGLENLLGYEAWEIKEKFRGHYLEVIYPPDREEVLAQTKKQLSSGNVIELEYRVVARDGQIIWVLDKGNLVTGTDGKEHIFRTLINITQSKQAQEELRLTLERHRIIMEQSNDVIFEWDMKKDKMLYSSNWEKKFGYIPVMEEASERLLTQSHIHPEDLEVVEELLRDMGGSMPYGQAEFRLADRDGCYRWYKVKATAQFDRAGKPFKAVGIMADIDDEKRASQALEEKASRDELTGLYNRKTARKEIEYYLERRDPKEMAAMMLIDVDDFKLINDRYGHMFGDAVLQEISSVLTRVLRKEDVISRIGGDEFLIFMKDIRRVDILKSRAEKIRESFQSMFRQNMTSCEFSTSIGIACCPQDGTRFEDLFRHSDLALYDAKSRGKNGYSLYEHSLSEQGGGFPGILPAANTRIDSNEEQGKKINDLIEQIIQKICEEKDLETAVDSILKTAGRHFGVSRAYIFEKSEKGCANTFEWCSRGIRPLAEYRQTISDDQFEAHCKNNFDENGLFYCPDIAQLPKEQKEALELRGIKSVLQCAIRDGGECKGFVGFDECVIRRMWTKDQIYALTLTAMLLSVFLLKKRAQDRAEKTAAGLQMALDNQNSWIYIIDPDDFHLIYINEKTNRMAPDVKTGMYCYEAFFARTRPCEECPAKNISRNINRTMEIFNPVLNVWTEADASLIRWGEKDACMLSCHDITKYKYHRKDDGKWL; translated from the coding sequence TCATTATGAAACCCTTTGAACCCTATGTGGTGAAACGGCGCGTCCAGAATATTGTTGAGCTGAATCAGCACCGGCTGAACCAGGAAGAACTCATCGAGGAACAGGCGGCAAGGCTCAGGGAGTCCAACTCTGCCATGATCGATGCCCTCTCGTCCATAATCGAATACCGCAGCGCAGAGACGGGACAGCATATCCGGCGGATCAGGATTTTTACAAAAGCACTGCTTCATGATGTGGCATTGAGTTACCCGGAATACGGTCTGGAAAATTCCGAGATCCAGATGATCGTCAGCGCCTCATCCATGCACGATATCGGCAAGATCGCAATCCCCGATGCAATCTTAAACAAGCCGGGCCGACTCACAAAAGAAGAATTTGAGATCATGAAGACCCATTCGGTCAAAGGATGTGAGATTCTTGCAGGTCTGGACCGGATGAGTGACAGACAATACCTTAAATATGCGTATAATATATGCAGATACCACCATGAACGGTGGGACGGCAGGGGGTATCCGGACGGTCTGAAAGGGGACAGCATCCCGATCTATGCCCAGGTCGTGGGGATTGCAGACTGCTACGATGCCCTGACCACTGACAGGGTCTATAAAAAAGCTATCGCTCCGGAGAAGGCATTTACGATGATCCTGAACGGCGAGTGCGGGACTTTTTCTCCGAAATTATTGGAATCTTTTAAAAATGTAAAAGACATATTTGCAGAATATTCAGAAATATATGCGGACAGGAGCGTGCCAAAAGGGGAGTCTCCGGATCTGGATATATCGGAAAAAACCCATCACAGGAAAGCGATAGACACCCTTCAGATGGGGCAGGCAAAATATTTTACTCTTCTGAGATATGCAGACTCTACAGTTATGGAAGTGGATCTTGGAACAGGCATTCACCATCTTGTATATGCGGCCAGCAGTAACTTCTCAGCATTAAAATCCGGAGACCGGTTTGAGGATGTCCTGAAAAATTTTGCGGAAAAATCTGCACACCCGGAGGACCGGGAAAGTATGCTTCATTTTCTGGGACCGGATCTGGAACAGTTTCTCGATGACGGTTTGATGAAAATAAGCCGGAAATTCCGCATTTACGACAGGCACCTGAAAACATACGGCTGGTGTGAATGTACGATTCTCAGAATCTCCGACGGGCACCCTTACCAGAGAAGGATCATGCTGGTCTGGAAAGAGTTGAAAGAAGCAGGAGAATTAAAGCAGCCCGGAACTTCCAGGATTCCGGGCACAGGGGGAGCAGGAAACCTTCTCGGGGGTATCCAGCAGTGCTTAAACGATAAATATTTTACGATGCTTCAGATCAATGAAGGGCTGGAAAATCTGCTCGGCTATGAGGCCTGGGAAATCAAAGAAAAATTCCGCGGACATTATCTTGAGGTCATTTACCCGCCTGACCGGGAGGAAGTCCTGGCTCAGACGAAAAAACAGCTGAGTTCGGGGAATGTTATTGAACTGGAGTACCGCGTTGTGGCAAGGGACGGGCAGATCATATGGGTTTTGGATAAGGGAAATCTGGTGACAGGAACGGACGGAAAGGAACATATCTTCCGGACACTGATCAATATCACTCAGTCCAAACAGGCTCAGGAGGAACTGAGGCTGACTCTTGAAAGACACAGAATCATCATGGAACAGTCCAATGATGTCATTTTTGAATGGGATATGAAGAAGGATAAAATGCTGTACTCTTCCAACTGGGAGAAGAAGTTCGGATATATTCCGGTCATGGAGGAAGCCAGTGAGAGACTGCTGACACAGTCCCATATTCATCCTGAAGATCTGGAAGTTGTGGAAGAACTGCTCCGTGATATGGGAGGCAGCATGCCGTATGGGCAGGCTGAGTTCCGCCTCGCGGACAGGGACGGCTGCTACCGCTGGTACAAAGTAAAAGCTACGGCTCAGTTCGACCGGGCTGGAAAACCGTTTAAAGCCGTGGGGATCATGGCAGATATTGACGATGAAAAGAGAGCTTCACAGGCATTGGAAGAAAAGGCGTCCAGAGATGAACTGACCGGACTCTACAACCGAAAAACTGCCAGAAAAGAGATTGAATACTATCTGGAAAGAAGAGATCCAAAAGAAATGGCAGCCATGATGCTTATTGATGTGGACGATTTTAAACTGATCAATGACCGGTACGGACATATGTTCGGGGATGCCGTGCTTCAGGAGATATCATCGGTTCTCACGAGAGTGCTCAGGAAAGAAGATGTTATTTCCAGGATCGGCGGCGACGAATTTCTGATTTTTATGAAGGATATCCGCAGGGTAGATATCTTGAAGAGCAGGGCGGAAAAGATCAGGGAATCTTTTCAGTCTATGTTCCGGCAGAACATGACATCCTGCGAGTTTTCCACAAGCATAGGAATCGCTTGCTGCCCTCAGGATGGGACCCGTTTTGAAGACTTGTTCAGACACAGTGATCTGGCACTGTATGATGCAAAATCCAGGGGTAAAAACGGGTACAGCCTGTATGAGCATTCACTGTCAGAACAGGGGGGCGGTTTTCCCGGAATACTGCCTGCCGCAAATACGAGGATCGATTCCAACGAAGAACAGGGGAAGAAAATAAATGATCTGATCGAGCAGATCATTCAAAAGATATGTGAAGAGAAAGATCTGGAGACAGCGGTAGATTCGATTCTTAAGACAGCAGGCAGACATTTCGGCGTGAGCAGGGCTTATATCTTCGAGAAATCGGAAAAAGGGTGCGCCAATACATTTGAATGGTGCAGCAGGGGTATCAGGCCGCTGGCAGAATATCGCCAGACTATATCCGATGATCAGTTTGAAGCACACTGCAAGAATAATTTTGATGAGAACGGGCTGTTCTACTGCCCTGATATCGCGCAGCTTCCAAAAGAACAGAAGGAAGCGTTAGAGCTCAGAGGGATCAAATCAGTCCTTCAGTGCGCTATCAGGGATGGGGGTGAATGCAAAGGCTTTGTGGGATTTGACGAGTGTGTTATCAGGAGAATGTGGACGAAGGATCAGATTTATGCTCTGACACTGACCGCAATGCTCCTTTCGGTCTTCTTGTTAAAAAAGAGGGCACAGGACAGGGCCGAGAAAACTGCCGCAGGCCTTCAGATGGCTCTTGATAACCAGAATTCCTGGATCTATATCATCGACCCCGATGATTTTCATCTGATTTATATCAACGAAAAGACAAACAGGATGGCACCGGATGTGAAGACAGGAATGTACTGCTATGAGGCGTTTTTTGCAAGGACCAGGCCGTGTGAGGAGTGTCCGGCAAAGAATATAAGCAGAAATATCAACAGGACCATGGAGATTTTCAATCCTGTCCTGAATGTATGGACGGAAGCAGATGCATCGCTGATCCGGTGGGGAGAAAAAGATGCATGTATGCTGTCCTGCCATGACATTACCAAATATAAATACCACAGAAAGGATGATGGAAAATGGCTGTAA
- the amrS gene encoding AmmeMemoRadiSam system radical SAM enzyme gives MKETCTVCMHRCRLKPGQFGRCGARKNVNGMIVCENYGRITALALDPIEKKPLSMFYPGSVILSVGSFGCNLHCPFCQNHDISMKNADEAETVFLAPEKLALKASELRARGNIGVAYTYNEPLTGYEYVRDAAKIVKQYGMKNVLVTNGAFSEAVEESLLPYIDAMNVDLKGIREDYYRKLGGDLGTVQNFIKKAADRCHVELAALIVPGENDSREEMEEMAAWVASVNPDIPLHVNRFFPRWNMADKKATETEKVYRLAETARAYLKYVFVGNC, from the coding sequence ATGAAAGAGACATGTACGGTATGCATGCACCGCTGCAGGCTGAAACCAGGCCAGTTTGGAAGGTGCGGGGCCAGGAAAAATGTAAACGGTATGATCGTGTGTGAAAACTATGGCAGGATTACTGCCCTGGCTCTGGACCCTATCGAAAAGAAACCGCTTTCTATGTTTTATCCTGGGAGCGTCATACTGTCTGTGGGAAGCTTCGGATGCAACTTACACTGTCCCTTCTGCCAGAACCATGACATTTCCATGAAGAATGCAGATGAGGCGGAGACGGTCTTTCTTGCACCGGAGAAGCTTGCACTCAAGGCATCGGAACTCAGGGCCAGAGGCAACATCGGAGTCGCATATACTTACAACGAACCGCTGACAGGTTATGAATATGTGAGAGACGCGGCAAAAATAGTAAAACAGTACGGAATGAAGAATGTTTTGGTGACCAACGGTGCTTTTTCTGAAGCCGTGGAAGAATCGCTGCTTCCTTATATTGATGCGATGAATGTGGACTTGAAAGGCATAAGAGAAGATTACTACAGGAAATTGGGAGGAGATCTGGGGACGGTACAGAATTTTATCAAAAAAGCGGCAGACAGATGTCATGTGGAACTTGCCGCACTGATCGTTCCCGGAGAAAATGATTCGAGGGAAGAGATGGAGGAGATGGCCGCCTGGGTGGCCTCTGTAAATCCGGACATTCCGCTTCACGTGAACCGGTTTTTTCCGAGATGGAACATGGCGGACAAGAAGGCCACGGAAACCGAAAAGGTCTACCGGCTGGCAGAGACAGCGAGAGCTTATTTGAAATATGTATTTGTGGGGAACTGCTGA